A genomic region of Candidatus Pseudomonas phytovorans contains the following coding sequences:
- the lpxD gene encoding UDP-3-O-(3-hydroxymyristoyl)glucosamine N-acyltransferase, producing MSVTMTLGQLAEALGATLKGPEALQITGLATLQEAGPGQLSFLANPQYRKYLDNCQAAAVLLKAADAESFAGNALIVADPYQAYARISHLFDPKPKAVAGVHPSAVVAEGAQVDASASIGPFAVIESGARIGADVSIGAHCFIGARCVVGEGGWLAPRVTLYHDVTIGKRVVIQSGAVIGGEGFGFANEKGIWRKIAQIGGVTIGDDVEIGVNTAVDRGALSDTRIGDGVKLDNQIQIAHNVHIGDHTAMAACVGISGSTRIGKHCMLAGGVGLVGHIDICDNVFVSGMTMVTRSITEPGSYSSGTAMQPLADWRKSAARIRQLDDMAKRLQQLEKRVDTVTSGGLPTSEG from the coding sequence ATGAGTGTGACCATGACGCTAGGCCAGCTGGCCGAGGCCCTCGGTGCCACCCTCAAGGGGCCCGAGGCGTTGCAGATTACCGGGCTGGCCACCTTGCAGGAGGCGGGCCCCGGTCAATTGAGCTTCCTCGCCAACCCGCAGTACCGCAAGTACCTGGATAACTGCCAGGCGGCTGCGGTACTGCTCAAGGCTGCAGATGCCGAAAGCTTCGCCGGCAATGCCCTGATCGTGGCCGACCCGTACCAGGCGTATGCGCGTATTTCCCACCTGTTCGACCCCAAACCCAAGGCTGTGGCGGGAGTCCATCCCAGCGCCGTGGTGGCTGAGGGTGCGCAGGTGGACGCCAGCGCCAGCATCGGGCCGTTCGCGGTCATCGAAAGCGGTGCACGCATCGGGGCTGACGTCAGCATCGGCGCACATTGCTTCATCGGTGCGCGTTGTGTTGTAGGTGAAGGTGGCTGGCTGGCGCCGCGGGTTACGTTGTATCACGACGTCACCATCGGCAAACGTGTGGTTATCCAGTCGGGCGCCGTAATCGGCGGTGAAGGCTTCGGCTTTGCCAACGAGAAGGGCATCTGGCGCAAGATCGCCCAGATTGGCGGCGTCACCATTGGTGATGACGTTGAAATCGGCGTCAATACTGCCGTTGACCGTGGCGCGCTGTCCGACACGCGGATCGGCGACGGGGTCAAGCTCGACAACCAGATCCAGATCGCCCACAACGTGCATATCGGTGACCACACGGCGATGGCCGCTTGCGTGGGCATCTCTGGCAGTACCCGCATCGGCAAGCATTGCATGCTGGCCGGCGGCGTGGGCCTGGTGGGGCACATTGATATCTGCGACAACGTATTTGTTTCCGGAATGACCATGGTAACCCGTTCGATCACCGAACCCGGGTCCTATTCATCCGGCACAGCCATGCAGCCGTTGGCTGACTGGCGCAAAAGCGCCGCGCGTATTCGCCAGCTCGATGACATGGCCAAGCGCCTGCAGCAGCTGGAAAAACGCGTCGATACCGTGACCTCAGGTGGCCTGCCGACATCAGAAGGCTGA
- the fabZ gene encoding 3-hydroxyacyl-ACP dehydratase FabZ gives MMDINEIREYLPHRYPFLLVDRVTDLDFEAQSIRAYKNVSINEPFFNGHFPAHPIMPGVLIIEAMAQAAGILGFKMLDAKPADGTLYYFVGSDKLRFRQPVLPGDQLVLEAKFLSRKSMIWKFECRALVDGKPVCSAQITCAERSL, from the coding sequence ATGATGGACATCAACGAGATTCGCGAATACCTGCCTCACCGTTACCCGTTCCTGCTGGTGGACCGGGTGACGGATCTGGACTTCGAGGCCCAGAGCATTCGTGCCTACAAGAATGTCAGCATCAACGAGCCGTTCTTCAACGGCCATTTCCCGGCGCACCCGATCATGCCGGGCGTCTTGATCATTGAAGCCATGGCCCAGGCGGCCGGCATCCTTGGTTTCAAGATGCTTGATGCCAAGCCGGCGGATGGCACCCTGTACTACTTCGTCGGCTCCGACAAGCTGCGTTTCCGTCAGCCGGTACTGCCGGGTGACCAGTTGGTGCTGGAAGCCAAGTTCCTCAGCCGCAAGAGCATGATCTGGAAGTTCGAGTGCCGCGCCCTGGTCGACGGCAAGCCTGTTTGCTCGGCACAGATCACATGCGCGGAACGCTCCCTATGA
- the rseP gene encoding RIP metalloprotease RseP: MTALYMIIGTLVALGVLVTFHEFGHFWVARRCGVKVLRFSVGFGTPLLRWHDRQGTEFVVAAIPLGGYVKMLDEREGDVPPALANQSFNRKSVRQRIAIVAAGPIANFLLAILFFWVLAMLGTQQVRPVIGTVDAGSLAASAGLAAGQEIVSIDGKPTNGWSAVNLQLVRRLGESGTLQVGVRDEGATAERQLQVKLDSWLKGADEPDPIQSLGLHPWRPAMVPVLAEIDPKGPAAAAGLRTGDKLLSVDGVAVTEWQQVVDSVRARPDANVLVRVERDGVALDVSVTLARKGEGKAAGGYLGAGVKGGEWPASMLREISYGPLEAVGEGLSRTWNMSVLTLESLKKMLFGELSVKNLSGPITIAKVAGASAQSGVGDFLNFLAYLSISLGVLNLLPIPVLDGGHLLFYLVEWARGRPLSDRVQGWGVQIGISLVIGVMLLALINDLGRL, encoded by the coding sequence ATGACAGCGCTCTACATGATTATCGGCACCCTCGTGGCTTTGGGTGTGCTGGTCACCTTCCATGAATTCGGCCACTTCTGGGTGGCGCGCCGCTGCGGTGTCAAGGTGCTGCGCTTCTCGGTGGGCTTCGGCACGCCGCTGCTGCGCTGGCATGACCGCCAGGGCACCGAGTTTGTGGTTGCAGCGATTCCGCTGGGTGGCTACGTGAAGATGCTCGACGAGCGCGAGGGCGATGTACCGCCAGCGCTGGCGAACCAGTCGTTCAACCGCAAGTCTGTGCGCCAGCGTATCGCGATTGTCGCGGCGGGGCCGATTGCCAACTTCCTGCTGGCCATTTTGTTCTTCTGGGTGCTGGCGATGCTGGGTACCCAGCAGGTCCGCCCGGTGATCGGTACGGTCGATGCTGGTAGCCTGGCTGCATCGGCCGGGCTGGCCGCAGGTCAGGAAATTGTATCTATCGATGGCAAGCCGACCAATGGTTGGTCGGCGGTCAACCTGCAGCTTGTTCGCCGCCTGGGCGAAAGCGGCACCTTGCAGGTAGGCGTGCGCGACGAAGGCGCCACTGCCGAGCGCCAGCTGCAGGTCAAGCTGGACAGCTGGCTCAAGGGCGCTGACGAGCCGGACCCTATCCAGTCGTTGGGGTTGCACCCTTGGCGCCCGGCAATGGTGCCGGTACTGGCCGAGATTGATCCGAAGGGGCCGGCTGCCGCAGCGGGCCTCAGGACAGGCGACAAGCTGCTGAGTGTCGATGGCGTGGCCGTGACGGAATGGCAGCAGGTAGTCGACAGCGTGCGTGCCCGTCCGGATGCCAATGTGCTCGTGCGTGTGGAGCGCGACGGCGTTGCCCTGGATGTGTCAGTGACCCTGGCGCGCAAGGGTGAGGGTAAGGCTGCCGGCGGCTATCTGGGCGCCGGGGTGAAAGGTGGCGAATGGCCTGCCAGCATGCTCCGAGAAATCAGCTACGGCCCGCTGGAGGCGGTGGGTGAGGGCTTGTCACGCACCTGGAACATGAGCGTGCTGACCCTTGAATCGCTGAAGAAAATGCTGTTCGGGGAGCTCTCGGTAAAAAACTTGAGTGGACCGATAACCATTGCTAAAGTGGCGGGCGCTTCAGCCCAGTCCGGCGTGGGGGATTTTCTGAATTTCCTGGCCTACCTGAGCATAAGCCTGGGGGTTCTTAACTTGCTGCCCATCCCGGTACTGGATGGGGGGCATTTGCTGTTTTACCTGGTCGAGTGGGCGCGCGGTCGTCCGCTGTCAGATCGGGTGCAAGGTTGGGGGGTCCAGATCGGTATCAGTTTGGTCATAGGGGTGATGTTGCTCGCCCTGATCAACGATCTGGGTCGACTATAA
- a CDS encoding OmpH family outer membrane protein, which produces MRKLAQLAVVAAALVATPAFAEMKVAVLNYQMALLESDAAKRYAVDAEKKFGPQLTKLKSLESSAKGIQDRLIKGGDKMQQQERERLELEFKQKARDFQFQSKELNEAKAVADRDMLKQLKPKLDGAVEEVIKKGGFDLVLERGAVIDVKPQYDITRQVIERMNQAR; this is translated from the coding sequence GTGCGTAAATTGGCTCAACTGGCCGTAGTGGCCGCGGCGCTGGTCGCCACCCCGGCATTCGCCGAAATGAAGGTTGCCGTGCTGAACTATCAGATGGCCTTGCTCGAATCGGATGCCGCCAAGCGATACGCGGTTGATGCCGAGAAGAAGTTCGGCCCGCAGCTGACCAAGCTGAAAAGCCTGGAAAGCAGCGCCAAGGGCATCCAGGACCGCCTGATCAAGGGCGGCGACAAAATGCAGCAGCAGGAGCGTGAGCGCCTGGAGCTCGAGTTCAAGCAAAAGGCCCGTGACTTCCAGTTCCAGTCCAAGGAACTGAACGAAGCCAAAGCCGTTGCTGACCGCGACATGCTCAAGCAACTGAAGCCGAAGCTGGATGGCGCTGTCGAAGAAGTCATCAAGAAGGGCGGTTTCGACCTGGTCCTCGAGCGTGGTGCGGTCATCGATGTCAAACCTCAGTACGACATCACCCGCCAGGTCATCGAGCGCATGAACCAAGCCCGTTGA
- the bamA gene encoding outer membrane protein assembly factor BamA: MKRLLLTAVMSALMIAEVHAESFTISDIRVNGLQRVSAGSVFGALPLNVGDQADDRRLVDSTRSLFKTGFFQDIQLNRDGNVLIINVVERPSVSSIEIEGNKAISTEDLMKGLKQSGLAEGEIFQRATLEGVRNELQRQYVAQGRYSAEVDAEVVPQPRNRVALKIKINEGTVAAIQHINIVGNNVFDDDTLGQLFELKTTNWLSFFKNDDKYAREKLSGDLERLRSYYLDRGYINMDIASTQVSITPDKKHVYITVNINEGEKYTVRDVKLSGDLKVPEDQVKSLLLVQSGQVFSRKVMTTTSELITRRLGNEGYTFANVNGVPQPNDQDHTVDIMFVVDPGKRAYVNRINYRGNTKTEDEVLRREMRQMEGGWASTYLIDQSKTRLERLGFFKEVNVETPPVPGTDDQVDVNYSVEEQASGSITASVGFAQSAGLILGGSISQSNFLGTGNKVSVGLTRSEYQTRYNFGFVDPYFTADGVSLGYNAFYRSTDYDDLDVDVASYAVDSFGAGVSLGYPISETSRLTYGLSVQQDKIKTGKYTVDEIFDFLEQEGDNFLNFKASIGWSESTLNKGVLATRGHSQSLTLESTIPGSDLSFFKLDYRGQLFQPISNDYTLRLHTELGYGDGYGSTSGLPFYENYFAGGFNSVRGFKDSSLGPRSTPSNGTREGTIADPDQDPLPFGGNVLVQGGVELLFPLPFVKDQRSLRTSVFWDVGNVFDTNCGSKPDCAKVGFSDMASSVGLGVTWITALGPLSFSLAMPIKKPDDADTQVFQFSLGQTF; encoded by the coding sequence ATGAAACGTCTGCTGCTAACTGCGGTCATGTCCGCACTGATGATCGCTGAAGTTCACGCCGAGTCCTTCACCATCTCCGATATTCGCGTCAACGGCCTGCAGCGGGTTTCCGCCGGCAGTGTCTTCGGTGCCTTGCCGCTGAACGTCGGCGATCAGGCCGATGACCGCCGCCTGGTTGACTCGACCCGTTCCCTGTTCAAGACCGGGTTCTTCCAGGACATCCAGTTGAACCGCGATGGCAATGTGCTGATCATCAACGTGGTCGAGCGCCCGTCGGTGTCGAGCATCGAGATCGAAGGCAACAAGGCGATCAGCACCGAAGACCTGATGAAAGGCCTGAAACAATCGGGCCTGGCCGAAGGCGAGATCTTCCAGCGTGCCACCCTCGAAGGTGTGCGTAACGAGCTGCAGCGCCAGTACGTGGCCCAGGGCCGCTACTCGGCCGAGGTCGACGCCGAAGTGGTGCCGCAGCCGCGCAACCGTGTGGCGCTGAAGATCAAGATCAACGAAGGCACCGTGGCTGCCATCCAGCACATCAACATCGTTGGCAACAACGTGTTCGATGATGACACCCTGGGCCAGCTGTTCGAGCTGAAGACCACCAACTGGCTGTCGTTCTTCAAGAACGACGACAAGTACGCCCGCGAAAAACTGTCCGGTGACCTGGAACGCCTGCGCTCCTACTACCTGGACCGCGGCTACATCAACATGGACATCGCTTCCACTCAGGTGTCCATCACGCCAGACAAGAAACACGTTTACATCACCGTCAACATCAACGAAGGCGAAAAGTACACCGTTCGCGACGTGAAGCTGTCCGGTGACCTGAAAGTGCCGGAAGACCAGGTCAAGTCGCTGCTGCTGGTGCAGTCGGGCCAGGTGTTCTCGCGCAAGGTGATGACCACCACGTCCGAGCTGATCACCCGCCGCCTGGGTAACGAAGGCTACACATTCGCCAACGTCAACGGCGTGCCACAGCCGAACGATCAGGACCACACGGTCGACATCATGTTCGTGGTCGACCCGGGCAAGCGTGCCTACGTCAACCGCATCAACTACCGCGGCAACACCAAGACCGAAGACGAAGTGCTGCGCCGCGAAATGCGCCAGATGGAAGGCGGCTGGGCGTCGACCTACCTGATCGACCAGTCCAAGACCCGTCTGGAGCGCCTGGGCTTCTTCAAGGAAGTCAACGTCGAGACTCCGCCAGTGCCAGGCACTGACGACCAGGTTGACGTCAACTACAGCGTCGAAGAGCAAGCCTCCGGTTCGATCACCGCCAGCGTCGGTTTCGCCCAGAGCGCCGGCCTGATCCTTGGCGGTTCGATCAGCCAGAGCAACTTCCTCGGTACCGGTAACAAGGTATCGGTTGGCCTGACCCGTTCGGAATACCAGACCCGCTATAACTTCGGCTTCGTTGACCCCTACTTCACTGCCGATGGCGTGAGCCTGGGTTACAACGCCTTCTACCGCAGCACCGACTACGACGACCTCGACGTCGACGTGGCCAGCTATGCGGTGGACAGCTTCGGCGCCGGCGTCAGCCTGGGTTACCCGATCAGCGAAACCTCGCGCCTGACCTACGGCCTGAGCGTTCAGCAGGACAAGATCAAGACCGGTAAGTACACCGTTGACGAGATCTTTGATTTCCTCGAACAGGAAGGCGACAACTTCCTGAACTTCAAGGCCTCGATCGGCTGGTCCGAGTCGACTCTGAACAAAGGCGTGCTGGCCACCCGTGGTCACTCGCAAAGCCTGACCCTGGAATCCACCATTCCGGGCAGCGACCTGTCGTTCTTCAAACTCGACTACCGTGGTCAGCTGTTCCAGCCGATCAGCAATGACTACACCCTGCGTCTGCACACCGAGCTGGGCTATGGTGATGGTTACGGCAGCACCTCCGGCCTGCCGTTCTACGAGAACTACTTCGCGGGTGGCTTCAACTCCGTGCGTGGTTTCAAGGACAGCAGCCTGGGCCCACGCAGCACGCCTAGTAACGGGACACGCGAAGGTACCATCGCTGACCCGGACCAGGATCCGTTGCCGTTCGGCGGTAACGTGCTGGTGCAAGGCGGTGTCGAATTGCTGTTCCCGCTGCCGTTCGTCAAGGACCAGCGTTCGCTGCGCACTTCCGTATTCTGGGACGTGGGTAACGTGTTCGATACCAATTGCGGCAGCAAGCCTGACTGCGCGAAGGTCGGCTTCTCGGACATGGCCAGCTCGGTCGGCCTGGGCGTAACCTGGATCACCGCGCTGGGCCCGTTGAGCTTCAGCCTGGCGATGCCAATCAAGAAACCGGACGACGCCGATACCCAGGTGTTCCAATTCTCTCTGGGCCAGACCTTCTAA